The genomic DNA atgacttgaaggcacacaacacacatacacacacaggaacATAAGATGCTGTCTTACACATCTTAGGAAATCGGGTCCACTATTGTCAACTCTGGCAGTAGCAGTAGATTTCCAGAGTTCTCCAGGCTGGCTGTACCTAAGGATCcacaaccttaaaaaaaaaagtccagatgTCTGGAAAATACCTTACCCTGTGAAATAGGCAGCAAATGGCTAGCAAGACAGAAATCCTGTTCGTGTACATTTAAAGTGAAGGTGATCTCAGTCTTCTGAGTAAACTGACATGTCACTCTCCTTTCCTTGGTCTCTGCTCTTGAAGTCACCTTTTTCAAGCAAATGTGAAGCTGTGTTGCTCTTTGCCCTCTGAAGATGCTGTATCCTCCCTCTTTCTGTTCCTCCTGGAGTAGTTTTCCAGCTTCCCACCAGCTGCCCACATCCCTAAGTAGCTCATTGCCTGAGATGGAGCAGCTCAAGACATAGCATATTGTATTGGCCTCACTGCTCTCCAAAATTAGCTTTCTGcctgaaaagagaaagagagcaagagagcaaTTTCTGATAATCTACCACATTCTGGCACCAGGGAGCTGGAACTATCTGGTCTAGAGGCAGGAAGGTGCACAAGAGTGGAACATATGGGGCAGGACAGAGGCTTCTGTACTGGTGGTgccactggagtttatcagacaagggaaattggaagtataatccaatggcaatccaaatgcaatcatgggttttaacgttattgcatgatagactaccacacgcaatttcgggcaatgggaagtcggtccggatgcaatcatgtggtttcatgttattgcgtgagaagtgatcacacgcaatttcaggcaatggcaagctattttagggcaatgggaagtcagttcgaaagcaattcaaattcacataaattcgttGAACTAaggaattcacgtgaatgcattctggccccactttcttttcattcgaaattaagagaaattcctcctgtgtgataaactcctctgactACTACTGGCTTTCCAATTTCAGAGAGAGAGGGTTACCCAACATTCAGGCTTAATCTGTGGGCAGTTCTTACTAACCAGAGTATTaaaaatgttgtgtgccttcaagtcatttttgacttatggcaaggcAAACTATCAAGGGgcttttcttgggctgagagtatgaaacccagtgggtttccatagcagagTGAGACAAGGCTTTTGACTACAAAAATCCCCAGGGATTTGGACAAAGTATATTGGCCACTCAGAATTGTTGTTTTCCTTTACAATGTCAGTccttggtttggtttggtttgatttAACTTTGACAGGATTGCTCAAGTCACAGGTGTCCCTGAAAACAACATATGCAatgaaaaggagccctggtggcacagtggttaaatgcctgtacagcagtcactcactcacaagccacaaggttgtgagttcaataccagccagtggctcagggtccactcagcctggcatccttccataggtcactaaaatgagtacccagcttgttgggggcgattagcttacacattgtaaactgcttagggagtgcttaagtgcactgataaacaatatagaaatgtacttgctattgctataaaaacaaaaaacagaagcttggaattttttttggggggggggggactgtaacttccagaatccctcagccaataGTGTCCTGGCCAAACAAAGAATGGTTCTAAATTGTATTTTGAGGTCTACTGTATACCGGATCTGAGCATTTTGGAGAAACCTCTGTCAGGAAGGCTCTATTGATATCTGAGAGccaatccacattgcagaaataattcagtttgacaccatagaatcatagaatcatggaataatagagttggaaaagaccgcaagggccatctagtccaaccccctgccatacaggaatccaaatcaaatcatctccgacagatggccatctagcctctgtttaaagacctccaaggaaggagactccactacactccaagggagtttgttccactgtcggacagcccttactgtcaggaagttcttcctaatgttgaggtggaatctcttttcttgtagcttgcatccattgctccagatcctagtctctggagcaagtgaaaacaagtcagctccctcctccatatggcatcccttcaagtatttaaacagggctatcatatcacctcttaaccttctcttctccaggctaaacatccccagctccttaagtcattcctcacaggacatggtttctagacctttcaccattttacttgccctcctttggacacgtttcagtttttcaacatcctttttgaattgtgaatttaatgaccatggctccatcctgtagaatcctgggatttgtagtttggtaaagtaTTCAGCTTGGTGGGTCAGAGAGTTCtaatgcctcatcaaactacaaatcccaggattctgtagggtagagtcatggcagttaaagtagtgccaaactggattatttctgaagcgTGACTACACGTTTAGATGCAAACAATTTTTCAGCATCCATCAAAGTTTATTTCACTTACCAGTGACAACCACAAGGTCATAGTAATTGCCCATTTCACACCAGTATCGGCCAGTATCACTGTCTGTTAGGTTGCGAAAGCGAAGGGCATAACTCTGAAGCACATCAAGGCGATCCCAGGAGGCAGGGAGACGCTTTATCACATGGCTATTCTTCTTTTTGTAAAAGAGAGGCGTCGCACTGCCTTGATGTTCAAAGTACCAGTACAGTTCTCTGGTAAGTTCTCCAGAGCAGGATGAACATGGACACGGCAACTCCGGCGATGATCCTTTCTCTGCATAGATTTCTTTGTGGAGGAAAAAGGATTAATTAGATCCTCAGAGGTTAGAAGGCAGGGTTAGGAATCATCAGCCCTCTGTTATTGTTGtgctgtaactcccagcatccttcatcaTGCTGGCTAAGAGtgctgagagttacagtccaacaacacctggaaggccacatgattctcactccTGTTAGAAGCCATGAGAAGAAGGGTTGGAATATTTCCTTTTGTGTACTAAAATTCCCCCAAATGTCTCCACTGGCTATACTCACTtaaagatttgtagtttgttgtagtaccagtgctctctgacagagaaggctacttATCACacagaactaaaaatcccagaattccataccattgaaccatggcagttaaattagtgTCAAGCAACATTATTCCTGCAGTACAGCCTAAGAGTTGTAGTCCGTTCTCTGTGTGAGATATTAATAACTGGTATGCTGTCACCCTGTTTGTTGAAACTGTATTCAGACAATATCATAAGAATAGCAGGTTTAGAATCCAGAGGAGACGGGGTAAAAATAGGAGGGATCAACAATCTCAGGGGTCATTCACTTTTTTGAATGAAGACAAAGGacaaagatgaaaatgcaaaggcaggattaatgctgaacataaagaaaacaaaaataatgatcatggaagaaatacataaatttaaaAGAGAAATCAATGGGTCATTTACGGATCAAGCCTGaaacctctctggaagccaagatgttgaaattgaggctgtcttaTTTGGTCACATCACGAGAAATCATGGCTCTTcagaaaatacaatgatgcttTGAAAAGGAGatggcagtaaaaagagaggacgACTCCGTGCCAGTTGAatggactcagttagggaggtcacaCAGGCCTGAATCGACAAGAtttaagcagagtagtggaggacaggggggcttggagatcaCTTTGAGTCAGCACCAACTCCAGGGCAATTGACAAGAACAAATGCTGAACCAGTGGAAGAGCCACAACTAACAGAGAAACACACCTTTGCACCAGTTGATGCCATTCATCCATTCAAGCTCAGTATTGGTCCCACACTAGCTGCCGTCTCCCTGCAACTTGGTGTCCTTCAtccattggactacaacccctgTCACCATGGCCAAAGATTGGAGTTGATGGGAACTGTCATCAACACATCTCCTGGGCATCCAGTTGCCTAGGCCttgtctacactgactggcacTAATCT from Sceloporus undulatus isolate JIND9_A2432 ecotype Alabama chromosome 2, SceUnd_v1.1, whole genome shotgun sequence includes the following:
- the LOC121921333 gene encoding lymphocyte antigen 6 complex locus protein G6f-like, encoding MGEDVPQRFLVAAVAILVAVFFFWGVCDGEEIYAEKGSSPELPCPCSSCSGELTRELYWYFEHQGSATPLFYKKKNSHVIKRLPASWDRLDVLQSYALRFRNLTDSDTGRYWCEMGNYYDLVVVTGRKLILESSEANTICYVLSCSISGNELLRDVGSWWEAGKLLQEEQKEGGYSIFRGQRATQLHICLKKVTSRAETKERRVTCQFTQKTEITFTLNVHEQDFCLASHLLPISQDCLLSQCPESRGNGETWIPLAVCVALQFLIIFALGLILWRRTCREKKENHLKRLQKDVSKSEYKPQVYENVKNRSEML